In Streptococcus uberis, a single window of DNA contains:
- a CDS encoding glycoside hydrolase family 3 protein, whose protein sequence is MTHLVDLTKKPFNLDQEAIDWVEQTISEMTLDEKIGQLFFNMGASRSEEYLTQVLNDYHIAAVRYNKGPASDIYDQNFILQTKSKWPMIIAANTESGGDGAVTDGTMVGDEIKIAATNDSKYAYEMGRIAGIEASAVGCNASFAPIVDITRNWRNPIIANRTWGSNVDQIIDLSKQYMKGIMEHNIMPFAKHFPGDGIDERDHHLSFASNPMGKEEWMSTFGRIYGELIEAGLPGIMAGHIHLPNVEKEMHPDRELDDMLPASLNKTLLDELLRGELGYNGAIVTDASHMVAMTASMPRREMLPTAIEAGCDLFLFFNDPEEDLQWMKEGYENGILSDERLHDALRRSLGLRAKLGLHKFEGHREDLFLPKEEAMALINTDEAKAVSDEVADKAITLVKDKQKDIFPVTPERYKRILIVNVEGHKGGFGAMIAGNKKRASDHVKELLEARGHEVTVWESTEERIMKLPEEERAAAFANVYAQKQPISNLTDNYDLIINLVDVNSGGTVQRIVWPAAKGTPDQPFYVHEIPSIVVSVQHAFALADMPQTGTYINAYDGKPNTMEALVKKLAGESEFTGVSSVDAFCGLIDTQIWRQR, encoded by the coding sequence ATGACACATTTAGTAGATTTGACTAAAAAACCATTTAATCTCGATCAAGAAGCTATTGATTGGGTTGAACAAACGATAAGTGAGATGACACTGGACGAAAAAATTGGGCAACTATTTTTTAATATGGGAGCAAGTCGTTCAGAAGAATACCTTACACAAGTTTTGAATGATTACCATATTGCAGCTGTCCGTTATAACAAAGGACCGGCAAGTGACATTTATGACCAAAACTTTATTCTACAAACCAAATCTAAATGGCCAATGATTATTGCTGCTAATACTGAATCTGGTGGTGATGGTGCAGTAACTGATGGCACAATGGTTGGTGACGAAATTAAAATTGCAGCAACAAATGATTCCAAATATGCTTATGAAATGGGACGTATTGCAGGGATTGAGGCTTCAGCTGTGGGTTGTAACGCTTCATTTGCTCCGATTGTAGATATTACCCGAAACTGGAGAAATCCCATTATCGCTAACCGTACTTGGGGTTCAAATGTAGACCAAATTATTGACCTTTCGAAACAATATATGAAAGGCATTATGGAACATAATATTATGCCATTTGCTAAGCACTTCCCAGGTGACGGTATTGATGAAAGAGACCATCATTTATCATTTGCTTCAAACCCAATGGGCAAAGAAGAATGGATGTCCACATTTGGCCGTATCTATGGCGAATTGATTGAAGCTGGACTTCCAGGTATTATGGCAGGACATATTCACCTCCCAAATGTAGAAAAAGAAATGCATCCTGATCGTGAACTTGATGACATGTTACCAGCTTCATTGAATAAAACATTGTTGGATGAATTACTCCGTGGAGAACTTGGTTATAATGGAGCTATTGTTACTGACGCATCCCATATGGTTGCGATGACCGCATCAATGCCACGTCGTGAAATGCTACCAACTGCTATAGAAGCTGGGTGTGACCTATTCTTATTCTTTAATGACCCTGAAGAAGATTTACAATGGATGAAAGAAGGTTATGAAAATGGTATCCTTTCTGACGAACGTTTACATGATGCCCTTCGTCGTTCATTAGGACTTCGTGCAAAATTAGGCCTTCACAAATTTGAAGGTCATCGTGAAGACTTATTCTTACCAAAAGAAGAAGCTATGGCACTTATTAATACTGATGAAGCTAAAGCTGTTTCTGATGAAGTAGCAGATAAAGCAATCACACTTGTAAAAGACAAACAAAAAGATATCTTCCCAGTGACACCGGAACGTTACAAACGCATCTTAATTGTAAATGTTGAAGGTCACAAAGGTGGCTTTGGTGCAATGATTGCAGGAAATAAAAAGCGTGCATCAGATCATGTAAAAGAACTTTTAGAAGCTCGTGGTCATGAAGTAACCGTCTGGGAATCAACGGAAGAACGTATTATGAAATTACCAGAAGAGGAACGAGCTGCAGCTTTTGCTAATGTCTATGCACAAAAGCAACCTATTTCAAACCTAACTGATAACTATGACCTGATCATTAATCTTGTTGACGTTAACTCAGGTGGTACAGTTCAACGAATCGTTTGGCCAGCAGCTAAAGGTACTCCAGATCAACCATTTTATGTTCATGAGATTCCATCTATTGTTGTATCTGTTCAACATGCATTTGCTTTAGCAGATATGCCTCAAACAGGAACTTATATAAACGCTTATGATGGTAAACCTAATACCATGGAAGCTTTAGTTAAGAAATTGGCTGGTGAGTCTGAATTTACAGGTGTTTCATCAGTGGATGCTTTCTGTGGATTGATTGACACACAGATTTGGAGACAACGTTAA
- a CDS encoding HAD family hydrolase, whose product MITDEFVFCVDSDGCAMDTMTYKHQLFFGPLAVEVFHIEDKESFLKEWDRVNLFSKTRGVNRFVGLLMGLEFAKHAPIEAFKDWVENTSSLSNASLEKAIADNPSEDLKKALEWSNLVNSHIKDYEGEALAFPGTVEGLDALHELGKVFVVSSANKEAVEEEWNDQGLMSHIDDLYCQDRGKKEDVIASLILQGYAPEKIMMIGDSPGDLAAAQQNGVAFYPILVGDEAKSWEELANSVGKAFVEGNFTEENQEQVIAQFWHNLEN is encoded by the coding sequence ATGATAACAGATGAATTTGTATTTTGTGTGGATTCAGACGGCTGTGCCATGGATACTATGACCTATAAACATCAGCTCTTTTTTGGACCACTTGCTGTAGAAGTCTTTCACATAGAAGATAAGGAATCTTTTTTAAAAGAATGGGATAGGGTAAATCTCTTTTCCAAAACGCGTGGGGTCAACCGATTTGTCGGTCTCCTCATGGGTCTGGAATTCGCAAAACATGCTCCTATCGAAGCCTTTAAAGATTGGGTTGAGAACACATCATCCTTATCAAATGCTTCCCTTGAAAAAGCTATTGCAGACAATCCAAGTGAAGATTTAAAAAAAGCATTGGAATGGTCCAATCTCGTTAATAGCCATATCAAAGATTATGAAGGTGAAGCTTTAGCTTTCCCTGGGACAGTTGAAGGATTGGATGCACTACATGAACTCGGAAAAGTTTTCGTTGTAAGTTCTGCAAATAAGGAAGCGGTTGAAGAAGAATGGAATGACCAGGGGCTTATGTCACACATCGATGACCTCTATTGTCAAGACCGTGGTAAAAAAGAGGATGTCATTGCCTCACTTATTCTTCAAGGCTATGCCCCAGAAAAAATCATGATGATTGGTGACTCGCCAGGTGATCTGGCTGCAGCTCAACAAAATGGTGTTGCCTTTTACCCAATCTTGGTTGGAGACGAAGCAAAGTCTTGGGAAGAATTAGCTAATAGTGTCGGTAAGGCCTTTGTTGAAGGAAACTTTACTGAAGAAAACCAAGAGCAAGTCATTGCTCAATTCTGGCATAACTTAGAAAACTAA